In the genome of Massilia sp. UMI-21, the window GTCGAGTCCGATGTGGCCGATTTCGATGGCGCGGCCGACGCCGTCCGGCGGCTGCTGGCACATGCCGGCCGCATCGACGTGCTGGTCAACAATGCCGGGGTGGCCCGCAGCCGCCGCATGGGCGGCATGGGGCTGGACGACTGGCATGCGGTGATGGGGGTGAACCTCGACGGCGCCTTCAATATGGCGCGCCATGCGATCGCGCCGATGGTGGCGCAGTGCTGGGGACGGATCGTGAACATCGGCGCCGTCGACGCCCAGCGCGGCGCCATCGGCCAAGCCAATTTCGCCGCCGCGAAGGCCGGCCTGCACGGGCTGACCAAGGCGCTCGCGCTGGAGTCGGCGCGCCACGGGATCACCGTCAACACGGTCTCGCCGGGCTACCTTGACACGCGCACGATGCACGACGTATCGCCCCAGGTGCTGCACGAACGCATCCTGCCCCAGATTCCGGTCGGACGCCTGGGGCGGCCGGCCGAGGTGGCGGCGATGGTGTCCTGGCTGGTGTCGGAACAGGCGGGTTTCGTTACCGGCGCCAACCTGGCGATCAATGGCGGCCAGCACATGTACTGAGCCGGCCGCCCGGGCTCAGCTTGCCTTGGCGGGCGGCTTCGGCTGGAGCGCATTGAGCGCCTTGCCGTGCTTCTCGACCTTGTCGATCGCGGCCAGGATGACCACGGGCTGGCCGGTGGCGGCAGCCCCGGCCAGGGCCAGCAGGCCACCGACCAGGCCCACGGTTTCGCCGATGACGCCGATCTTGCGGATCTTCTCGGCGGCGTCGGCAGTGAGCTTCACCAGGTTGGCCTGCGACCTGCCCAGGCCCTTGACGATGAAGGTGGCGGCGTCGGTGTACAGGCCGTTGGCGCGCTGGCGCAGCAGTACTTCGTCCTCGAGCAGCGCGCGGGCACTGGCCTGGACCCGTTCCGGCACCGGCTTGCCGCCATAGCTGCGGATCTCCTTCATCACGCGGTCGTGGATCTGGTCGGCGCAGGCCGAGAGCTGGTCGGCCAGTTCGACGATCTTGTCGGTGCTGGACAGGGCGCTGCCGCCATCGGCCGGCGCCCTGGCGGCGCCGGCGTCCGGAGCGATGGCCGCTGCGCTGTCATCGGCGGCGCCGGCCTGGTCCGCGGCGGAACCGGCCGATGCAGTGCGGGTAGGGGTCGGGGTGGTAGCCATGTGCTCTCCTGTCAGTCGCCGGACAGCCCGTCGCGGATGCTGCGCAGGTCGCGTCCGTAGTTGGCCAGCAGGCGCCGGACCTCCGCATCCGACAGCTTGCCGAGGTTCTCGCGCATCTTCTGGTGTCCCAGCGCCACCTTGGTCAGGCCTTGCAGGGCCAGTTCATAGCGGCGGTCGATCAGCTTGTATTCGGTGGCCTTGTTCAGGTAGTGCACCTTGGCCAGCGTCACCAGCATGCGATCGGAATTGCGTGTCGAGAACGGAATCTCGACATCGAAGATGCCGAGAATCGTCTTCTTCTCATTCTCGTTGGTCTTGTAGTAGAGG includes:
- a CDS encoding SDR family oxidoreductase, with translation MTKRVALVTGGMGGLGTALCRRLHRDGFTVAATFSPSNHYHHEWLASHRRDGMDFIAVESDVADFDGAADAVRRLLAHAGRIDVLVNNAGVARSRRMGGMGLDDWHAVMGVNLDGAFNMARHAIAPMVAQCWGRIVNIGAVDAQRGAIGQANFAAAKAGLHGLTKALALESARHGITVNTVSPGYLDTRTMHDVSPQVLHERILPQIPVGRLGRPAEVAAMVSWLVSEQAGFVTGANLAINGGQHMY